A single genomic interval of Burkholderia sp. HI2500 harbors:
- a CDS encoding helix-turn-helix transcriptional regulator → MRLLQPDPAARGHYLIGVRPDTLGATLRAVGTPDFVGAITEFVNDSIDADAVHLERWRADTGSTSGFVVEWIGSGSLRFAADTLRVMDVYYQDYCQVDPLVAPLRGKAGTLLVQRHVEGIAHGEFRRRIFDEPGIEQECMLVHGNAHLQYALGLARTVGRPAFTMDELFHFRQMVDLLFPMFELHARTCAARRVASGTVNTASQAGFDARLERQDVQLSRREHEICRLMLCGRSVPEAAQQLDVKLSTAESYVKRAFAKLGVRTRRELFDWVLVDC, encoded by the coding sequence ATGCGACTTCTCCAGCCCGACCCGGCCGCCCGCGGCCACTACCTGATCGGTGTGCGCCCCGACACGCTCGGCGCGACGTTGCGCGCGGTCGGCACGCCGGATTTCGTCGGTGCGATCACGGAGTTCGTCAACGACAGCATCGACGCCGACGCCGTCCACCTCGAACGCTGGCGCGCGGATACGGGCAGCACGTCGGGCTTCGTCGTCGAATGGATCGGCAGCGGCAGCCTGCGCTTCGCAGCCGATACGCTGCGCGTGATGGATGTCTATTACCAGGACTACTGCCAGGTCGATCCGCTGGTCGCGCCGCTGCGCGGCAAGGCCGGCACGCTGCTGGTGCAGCGTCACGTGGAAGGCATCGCGCACGGCGAATTCCGCCGCCGGATCTTCGATGAGCCCGGCATCGAGCAGGAATGCATGCTCGTGCACGGCAACGCGCACCTGCAATACGCACTCGGACTGGCGCGCACCGTCGGCCGGCCCGCGTTCACGATGGACGAGCTGTTCCACTTCCGGCAGATGGTCGACCTGCTGTTCCCGATGTTCGAGCTGCATGCACGCACCTGCGCGGCGCGGCGCGTGGCGTCGGGGACGGTGAACACCGCGTCGCAGGCGGGCTTCGACGCGCGCCTGGAACGGCAGGACGTGCAGCTGTCGCGCCGCGAGCACGAGATCTGCCGGCTGATGCTGTGCGGGCGCTCGGTGCCCGAGGCCGCACAGCAGCTCGATGTGAAGCTGTCGACGGCGGAGTCGTACGTGAAGCGCGCGTTCGCGAAGCTCGGCGTGCGCACGCGCCGCGAGCTGTTCGACTGGGTGCTGGTCGACTGCTGA